Sequence from the Caretta caretta isolate rCarCar2 chromosome 8, rCarCar1.hap1, whole genome shotgun sequence genome:
CAGATCCCAAAATATCTTCAGTAGGCAATCACAGTCCTAGCACTTATTGCCATGTTTTTTCATACTTCAGGGGTCACTGACATTCACagaaagattcctattgacttcaatgggctttggattatgCCCAGAGGGCATCCATATCCTTTCAGTCAGGATGACTTTTGTTTCACatgaaaagaacaacaaaacaaaaaagaacaaaaataaagtctccatgagagagcacagtgtgtgtcttCCCTGCAGCAGACTGTGTCTGAGCAAGAGTTGGCTGAGAAATTCtatgttttcaatgaaaaatttcaaacggGATGAAAAATTTTCACTTTGTTTGAAAGTTTGGTGCAAGCTTTTGGTCTTTTGATTACATGAAACCCAAAgaaattttggttttcagtttttgaaaaccaaaaaaatagATTGGCTCATTTCCCTGCCAACTTGCTCTCCCTTTTATCCTTCCTCTTGCCTTTATTTCTGCCACTGGAAAAGTGGGgatgaaggaaagaaaacaaggaagGAGAAATAAAAGATGTTTTTCCACTCTAAAATCGTAACATTTTtaccaaaacaaaattttcattttgatcaaaaaGCTATTTTTCATTGGGGGGGAAacaagtttcagcaaaaacattTCGACCAGCCATGTTCTGAACAAAAATGGCAGCTGCCTCTGCAATTAGAATGAGGGACTTCCCTCTGTTTAAAGGAGCAGTATATATTACAAATAGAAAACAGATCAATGCTACATACAGCACACTTAACCTATAATCTGTAACTGTAGTTGGTTTAGGGATTCTTGTCTAGCTCCTGTCTTAATTCAAGATCACTCTTCAGTTCTTGCTTTTCTCCCAGTCTCTTTCATCCCATTGCACATCTTTTTATTTCTCCATCTCCATACATCCCTCATAACATTTCCTTCCACTTTAaattctctccctcctttcctgccTTATTCCTTTCAATAATGCTCACCCTCTTTCCCACTCTGCTCTGTTTTCTCCCATTCATAACTCCTTTCTTTTAGCTGCCTTCAAACACAGTGTATACTTACAACCAGCTGGCCTGAAATCTTAAAAAACACAGGCCTTCAAAGAGCATGTTGATTGAGATACACCTCTGGTATGCAGCATCTCTGCTTTGCAGCCAGCTCTGCCTTAGATTTCACTCATCCAGCTTCATATGTCCTTGTGTATGCCGTTGATATACACCATGAACTGAATGAAATCACACCAGAACGAACAGAGCAGCCAGGACCATATAATGCAGCATGAATAATCAAGAGAATGCCTGTGCAACTAGCGCTGGTGCAGCAGTTGCCTGGCAGCGTGATTGTTAAAGAACTCGCCACACAAGGTAAGGTTTCTGGTGTTTGCGCAGTGTGGTCATCCAAACCCAATATCATCTGATTCACGGGGAGAGGATTATCTGTTTCTAGCACCACTTGTGGCTCAAATGCTACAAACAGGGCAAAGCTAAGGTCATTTTATTCTCGACTCTGTCAGGCTGAGAGAGGCTCATTGCCCTTACAGCCCCTGTCACACAAGATGGCAAGTATCGTGCTTTAGCCCCTGCATGATGATGTACTTGCATTGCAATACTGCTGTTACCGATCGCCTTTAGGATTTTCTTTCTCTTGCATTTCTCACATTTCATACCATTTTACATCTTCCAAGTCCTAAAATCTTtggccagttttttttaaacgagtGCCTAAAATTAGCCTCCTGTgtccatatttaagcacctgGAAAAATGGCCCTTTTTTCAAAAACACTGAACGTCCCACAGTTCCTACTGAAATTGAGGGAAATTGGAGCGCTCAGCACTTCGGAAAAAGAGGCTTATTTAAAGACTTATTTAGCTGCCTAGGAGCCTAATGTTAGGCTCCCGCTTTTGAAAAATCCTAGCCCTTGTTTGCAATCACTGAGACCGACTGAACAAACCTAGGTTTGAACATGTATTCACACACAATTTACTTTGCCCCCCAATAGAAGATAACTGAAAATTTTACTGTGCTAAAGAGAATGACGAtaacaaaacaacattttgttcTGACAAAGCTTATAAGCTGGGTGTTCAAAGATAGTCCTTTATATCATATGGTGCATTCTCATTAATGGGACATgtgagagaagagaagggaatgAGGATGGATGCTAATAGATATTTTTATAAATCTGAaggaataaataatgaaaagtgAAAAAGCTGTAATGTTCTATGATATTGTTAGATGTTCTGTTTTTATTCTTAATATCCTGCTACTAAAAGATCAAATGTCTATGCCTGTTATCTATTTCTGTATTAACTACTTGACTCTGTGTGAATATTATTTCCAGTTATTTGCTTGTTCCAGGTCTATCAGTTGAGGCCCTGATACTGCAACAAGAACTGCACAGACACCACTTAATTTGTTTTGCAGGTTTGGGACTTTATACATTTGTTACTTTTCTTATAGATACCACAGCCTGGCACCCTCTTCTGCCACCAAGCCCCagtcaactgaaaaaaaacaaacaaaccctgccaTGAATTGCCTCCAAAAATCCCCAATAAGAGTAAATTAATAACATTTTTAAGAACCAATCTGAAATAAAAATCCTACTCTGAATGGGGTTTCTACCTGGGAAAGGCAGAAAGGCTAGAGACTCCATGCAGTCCACTAGACACAGAGGTGAAAGAAAGCCTGTATGGCAGCTGGGCtccagcggggatttaaagggcctggtgcACCTGCCactggggatttaaaggccctgcctcttctggttcaggccacgcccccactcaggactccgacgtactggtaagtcctttaagttactttcacccctgactagACACTTTGCTATTGCAATGGATTTTACATGGAAAGTGCTCAGACAGTAAGATGATAGGCAGCAATACAAAATCCATAGATGGACGGATGTGCTATGTTTGCAGAATatgcacagagaagttagataaaaatatCAAATGCTCTTGCTGGAGGGTTGCAACGTAACactacttcattttttaaaattcagaatgataacacaaAACAAcgagagagaaaacaggctgctccctacaGCAGTAAGGTACAATTCACTCCACCTTGCTTCAGACTGAGTCTTTTTGGACTCACTCTGATCACATGCTTCCCTATGGAGTCCCTGGACTAGCCAGGAAGCAGGACCAGCAAACCCCTTGCTTTTAAAATTGTAGTTACAATTCCAACACATTCTCAATACTCACAGCACGGGCCTGAGCTgcgaagttcagatctggattccaGCTTTGGTACACGCCCATCTCTAACAGAGATGAAAGACAAGGATGGAATAACTCAAAGGGATCCCCAGAACTGGATTGAAAACAATTCTGATAGGAACAAAGCTCAGTTAAAGGCAGTTTCCATGAGGATATCCTCATTAAAAATGTCTCCTGACATATCAGAACAACGTAACTCAAATTTGTATTCCAAAAATGATGCCGCATGGATGTTCTATAGATTGGCTGGGAAGAGGAAGGTatagagagaaaatggaaaattcAGAATCTGCTTCCACAGTGCCGCTTTCCCCATCCTACCCACTACTCTTCTGAGATTTGCAGCCACTGCTGTGAGTCATAGTGATGTCACAGTTCAGCCAGTTGTGTGCTGGGTATGAGCAGTGGTGCTGGTAACCAAGGAAGAGAATTTTGCTTTAAGATGCCTTTTTGACTCGGGCTGTCTTAGGGCTGGGATCAGCAATGAGAGCTAAAGAGAAAGGTGCGGTAGAAAGATGACAGCACAACTGGCCATAATGGGGGCAATACCAGGACAGGAAGAGATCCGGGATCCTCTCCCAAATATTGTAACCAGGTAACACTAGCCAATCCTATGGGAAATGCTAAATGGATGGCCATGGTGGAAACATATATAAAGCTGGCTCACTCCTGCTACGCTGAAGCATCAGGGGGGGGAGAACATTTCTGAAGGCAGGATTCCAGACTGGATGGACCAATAATATGATCCTGCATGGCAATCCTATGGTCTTTGTGGTTTTATGGGATTTCTCCCCCATCAGCAAAGTTCCTTTTAGCCTCTCAGAGCTCCAAGGGTGCCTGTCATTTCTCTTCTTTAACTCATACTTCCCATCTTTAGCCCTCTACATTATGCAGATTTTTGGTTACTTATTAATTATATTTATGtatgtttttaatcaattttgCAATTAAACCTGTACAAGAGATCATACTTATTAGGCAATCTCCTGCCTGTGGACAGCACCTCACAGTATACACAACTATACATGATTCTTCTCCACGTTTATTAGAAGACCGCCCCAGCTAAGGAACCTGGTTGGTCCCTGAGACAAGGTTTCACAGGGAATAGCAGCATAAATTTACATAGTGCTTTACCAACACAGACCAAGACACGCCCTTTGCTTTTCTACACAACATTAAGAATACAAGGAAATCATAGGGACACAGTTGGGTTTCAAATAGTCATAGTTTtctaaatatatacacacatacaaaatctaGTTACCTGCATACCCTGCTTCTCTGTTGGGTTGTGGTTGCTTCTGCAATAAAACACAGGAAGGCCTATTACTGGGCTCCCAAACTAGATAAAGGGATACCAACCAGATACAATAACTTTTACAAGGCTTTACAATCCGAGATGTATAGGAGAAGATATTTGGCAATAGGACAGGTAGAGGAGGCAGTGGCAAGACTATTGGTGAGAAGAGGCTCGGAAGGAATTCGGACTAGGACACAGCTCACACCATAGTCCAATAGCATTGCTGCTAGACCATAGCCACACGCTGCAGCCAGTAGCAAGGGATGAAGACTGAATCAGAAACTCTTGATTTTATAGCTATTTTTAAGAGGCATTTCTGTTTTGTTGGGTCATAATTACTGAAAGCCTAACccttctcagccctggtctacactaggagtttaggtcgaatttagcagcgttaaatcgatgtaaacctgcacccatccacacgatgaagccctttttttcgacttaaagggctcttaaaatcgatttccttaattcacctctgacaagtggattagtgcttaaatcggccttgccgggtcgactttggggtactgtggatgcaattagacggtgttggcctccgggagctatcccagagagctctattgtgaccgctctggacagcactctcaacttagatgcactggccaggtagacaggaaaaggcccgtgaacttttgaatttcaatttcctgtttgcatggtaacctgcagcttgccacgctggccagagctcatcagcagaagtgaccatgcagagctcatcagcagaggtgaccatgatggagtcccagaatcacaaaagagctccagcatggaccgaacgggaggtatgggatctcatcgctgtatggggagaggaatccgtgctatcagaactccgttccagttttcgaaatgccaaaacatttgtcaaaatctcccagggcatgaaggacagagtccataacagggacccgaagcaatgccgcatgaaacttaaggagctgaggcaagcctaccagaaaaccagagaggcaaacggccgctgcgggtcagagccccaaacatgccgcttctatgatgagctgcatgccattttagggggttcagccaccacgaccccagccgtgttgtttaactccttcaatggagatggaggcaacacagaagcaggttttggggacgaggaagatagctcacagcaagcaagtggagaaaccggttttcccgacagccaggaactgtttctcaccctggacctggaggcagtcccccccagacccacccaaggctgcctcccggacctgacaggcagagaagggacctctggtgagtgtatcttttaaaatactatacatggtttaaaaacaagcatgtttaatgattaatttgccctggcatttgcggttctcctggatgtactcccaaagcctttgcaaaagatttctggggagggcagccttattccgtccaccatggtaggacactttaccacaccaggccagtagcacgtacttgggaatcattgtacaacaaagcattgcagtgtatgtttgctggcattcaaacaacatccgttctgtatctctctgtgttatcctcaggagagtgatatcattcatggtcacctggttgaaatagggtgcttttcttaaggggacatgaagaagtgcccgttcctgctgggctgtttgcctgtggctgaacagaaatgttccccgctgttggccacagggtggggtgaggtgaggggctagccacgtggtggggggaggcaaaatgcgaccttgtaacgaaagcacatgcgctgtgtatgtaatgttaacagcaaggtttaccctgaaagagtgtagccattgttctagaaaatgtgtctttttaaatatcactgcctcttttttttttctccaccagctgcatgtgtttcaatgatctcaggatcttctccttcccagaggctagtgaagattagaaggcaaaaaaaacgcactcgtgatgaaatgttctctgagctcatggtgtcctcccacactgacatagcacagacgactgcatggaggcagacaatgtcagagtgcaggaaagcacaatatgactgggaggagaggtggcgggctgaagagagtaagtggcaggctgaagagagggctgaagctcaaatgtggtggcagcgtgatgagaggaggcaggcttcaatgctgaggctgctggaggatcaaaccaatatgctccagtgtatggttgagctgcaggaaaggcagcaggagcacagaccgccgctacagcccctgcgtaaccaatcgccctcctccccaacttccatagcctcctcacccagacgcccaagaacgcggtgggggggcctctggccacccagccactccaccccagaggattgcgcaagcaacagaaggctggcactcaataagttttaaagttttaaacttttaaagtgctgtgtggccttgtccttccctcctccaccacctctcctggtgcttctctcctccaccacccctcccgggctaccttggtagttatcctcctatttgtgtgatgaatgaataaagaatgcaggaatgtgaagcaacaatgactttattgcctctgacagcggtgatcgaagggaggaggggagggtggttagcttacagggaagtagagtgaaccaaggggcggtgcgtttcatcatggagaaacaaacagaactttcacaccgtagcctggccagtcatgaaactggttttcaaagcttctctgatgcgcaccgcgccctcctgtgctcttctaaccatcctagtgtctggctgtgcgaaaccagcagccaggcgattttcctcaacctcccaccccgccataaatgtcttccccttactctcacagatattgtggagcgcacagcaagcagtaataacagtgggaatattggtttcgctgaggtctaagcgagtcagtaaactgcgccagcgcgcttttaaatgtccaaatgcacattctaccaccattctgcacttgctcagcctgtagttgaacagctcctaacTACTGTCCAGACTGCCTGTGTATTGCTTCatgagtgtcaaggttccttccccactctgaacactagggtacggatgtggggacctgcatgaaaaacctcctaagcttttctttaccagcttaggtcaaaacttccccaaggtacaaaatattccaccctttgtccttggattggccgctaccaccaccaaacaaatactggttactggggaagagctgtttggacacgtctttccccccaaattacttcccaaaaccttacagcccactttctggacaaggtttggtaaaaagcctcaccaatttgcctaggtgactatagacccagacccttggatcttaagaacaatgaacaatcctcccaacacttgtaccccccctttccagggaaatgttggataaaaagcctcaccaatttgcataggtgaccacagacccaaacccttggatctgagaacaatgaaaaagcattcagttttcttacaagaagacttttaatagaaatagaagtaaatagaagtaaagaaatcacctctgtaaaatcaggatgatagataccttacagggtaattaggttcaaaacacagagaatccctctaggcaaaaacttaagttagaaaaaaggtacacagacagaaatagttattctattcagcacaattcttttctcagccatttaaagaaatcataatctaacacatacctagctagattacttactaaaagttttaagactccattcctggtctatccccggcagaaacagcatatagacagacagagaccccctgtttctctccctcctcccagcttttgaaagtatcttgtctcctcattggtcattttggacaggtgccagcgaggttacctttagcttcttaaccctttacaggtgagaggagctttcccctggccaggagggatttcaaaggggtttacccttccctttatatttatgacattgagccatggcattaaggggtaggctgggtccccaaggatacatataggtatttcaacgtccccaacggttattttctggtctgggaataaagtcgcttcttgcagcttttgaaacagaccagagttcctgaagatgcgagcatcatgtacctttcccggccatcccacgctgatgttggtgaaacgtcccttgtgatccaccaatccttgcagcactattgaaaagtaccccttgcagtttatgtactcgccggcttggtgctccggtgccaagatagggatatgggttccgtctatggccccaccgcagttagggaatcccattgcagcaaagccatccactatgacctgcacatttcccagggtcactacccttgatatcagcagatctttgattgcgttggctacttgcatcacagcagcccccacagtagatttgcccactccaaattgattcccgactgaccagtagctgtctggcgttgcaagcttccacagggctatcgccacttgcttctcaactgtgagggctgctctcatcttggtattcatgcgcctcagggcaggggaaagcaagtcacaaagttccataaaagtgcccttatgcatgcgaaagtttcgcaaccactgggaatcatcccagacctgcaatactatgtggtcccaccagtctgtgcttgtttcccgagcccagaatcggcgttccaccgcatttacctggcccattagcaccatgatgcccgcattgccagggcccgtgctttgagagaagtctgtatccatgtcctcatcactcacgttactgcgctgatgtcgcctactcgccccgtatcgctttgccaggttccggtgctgcatatactgctggataatgcgcgtggtgtttaatgtgctcctaattgccaaagtgatctgagcggattccatgcttgccgtggtatggcatctgcacagaaaaaaggtgcggaacgattgtctgccattgccctgatggagggagtggcaactgacgacatggcttacagggttggcttacagggaattaaaatcaacaaagggggtggctttgcgagaaactgaatggccccctcaaggatagaactcaaaacctcaaggccgttgatttcacagagggaaagaggagaaaatgaaaacaaaacaaatctggtctatttcttgttttgagccacttcatctatctttatacatcttgctggcagcagactgtgcagtatgaccgctagccgtcatcatctcctgggtgctcggcagaagacggtgcagtatgacgactagccatcatcttctgctggttggaggttaaaagacagtgcactgccggtaggactgaatcgccatgagacgaaacttaaaagggaaatgacctgactgagtcactcccatgtttgcccaggcacccgattaaaagagcacccaggactttgtcgatgatggctaccagtcatactgcactgtctgctgccaaaaggcaattaactgctgctgtgtagcaatgcagtaccatgtctgccagcacccaggagacttACGGTGACGGtttgctgagcgggctccatgcttgccgtggtatggcatctgcacaggtaactcaagaaaaaaggcacaaaacgattgtctgcccctgctttcacggagggagggagggaacgggggcctgatgatatgtacccagaaccacccgcgacaatgttttagccccatcaggcattatgatctcaactcagaattccaatgggcagcggagactgcgggaactgtgggatagctacccacagtgtaacactccggaagttgacgcttgcctcggtactgtggaagcacttaATGCACATTAACCACATTaaccgccgagttaatgcacttagagcattttctgtggggacacacacactcgaatatataaaaacgatttctaaaaaaacgacttctataaattcgacctaatttcgtagtgtagacataccctcagtgaatTTTGGTAAGTCTGCACTGGACTTAAAGCAAAATGAGGGGTTAATTTTTCTTTGTTGGAAGGAAAAACACTGACCTAGAATTATGCAGCTAACAATCTACCAGGCTTTATTAGAGTCTGGCTGGGGATACTGATTATCCAAAGTTGGATTCTGTTTGATCTGCTGCGTCTTTTTCATGATGCCACAGTTGTGAACCCACTCTCAAAGACGTACAGCTGGGACTCATCACTGATTTCCCGCAGCAAGAATACTTTCACCCAGGATGTGAAATTGTGACGTGAGAAACTGTGATAAGTTACAATGTGGGCATGAAGGGAGTTGAGGGGAAAAGTGAAGGAGGAACAAGTTATAGCTTTAAACTGCCAGGCTGCACTTCCAGCAGCAATTGTGGTCCTGTCAGCGTAAAAGCAAAATTGGGAGCAATAGTCCAAATGCAGTTTTTGATAAAAGAAAGTGAATTAATACTAGCTGCTGACCCACAAATTGCTGCTGAAAAGGCAGCTGGGTTTCTGGGGTTACATTGGCCCCTCCCAAACAAATGTATCTTCTATTATTAGCACTGTGAAATGAATATTGGCACCTTTCC
This genomic interval carries:
- the LOC125640998 gene encoding uncharacterized protein LOC125640998 isoform X1 — its product is MPVQLALVQQLPGSVIVKELATQGLSVEALILQQELHRHHLICFAACHAGQSSSAEVTMQSSSAEVTMMESQNHKRAPAWTEREVWDLIAVWGEESVLSELRSSFRNAKTFVKISQGMKDRVHNRDPKQCRMKLKELRQAYQKTREANGRCGSEPQTCRFYDELHAILGGSATTTPAVLFNSFNGDGGNTEAGFGDEEDSSQQASGETGFPDSQELFLTLDLEAVPPRPTQGCLPDLTGREGTSAACVSMISGSSPSQRLVKIRRQKKRTRDEMFSELMVSSHTDIAQTTAWRQTMSECRKAQYDWEERWRAEESKWQAEERAEAQMWWQRDERRQASMLRLLEDQTNMLQCMVELQERQQEHRPPLQPLRNQSPSSPTSIASSPRRPRTRWGGLWPPSHSTPEDCASNRRLALNKF
- the LOC125640998 gene encoding uncharacterized protein LOC125640998 isoform X2, producing the protein MQSSSAEVTMMESQNHKRAPAWTEREVWDLIAVWGEESVLSELRSSFRNAKTFVKISQGMKDRVHNRDPKQCRMKLKELRQAYQKTREANGRCGSEPQTCRFYDELHAILGGSATTTPAVLFNSFNGDGGNTEAGFGDEEDSSQQASGETGFPDSQELFLTLDLEAVPPRPTQGCLPDLTGREGTSAACVSMISGSSPSQRLVKIRRQKKRTRDEMFSELMVSSHTDIAQTTAWRQTMSECRKAQYDWEERWRAEESKWQAEERAEAQMWWQRDERRQASMLRLLEDQTNMLQCMVELQERQQEHRPPLQPLRNQSPSSPTSIASSPRRPRTRWGGLWPPSHSTPEDCASNRRLALNKF